The segment ATCTTGTCGTCCCCACGAGACCATGTCGCGCCCCCCCGGGAATTTCACATGCCGCCAGCTGCGTGGCATGTTGGCAACGGACGGGGGATCCGGGACGGGGGCAATCAGCGACTGATGCGGGAAACGGGGCAAGGCAACGCAGAAGAATCAAGAAACAAGCCTTACTAACGAGCCGGCCTCAATCTCTAGCCAAGTTCCCTGCCTCGGCCGCTTTCGACGCCATCGACAGCGTCCTCTCCGCCTCCGACGCCGAGCGCAAGGACGCCATCAAGCAGGCCAACGGTGTCTTTGCCTTCACCCTCAAGAACAAGGCTGGCGAGACGGAGAGCTGGCACGTCGACCTCAAGGAGTCCGGCCGTGTTGGCACCGGTGTCGGCAAGCCCACTGGTATGTTTTTGCCAAACCCCCTCTTTTGACCTACAAAAATCTACCATGGTGCCGTCTTGTCTCGGGCCCGATGCACAGATGGGATTGGTAGAGGAGAATGGAGGAACGAATGGAAGCTGACTCGTTGCAAAAGTTACCCTGCTCCTCTCCGAGGAAGACTTTGGCAAGCTCGTCGATGGCTCTGCCAACCCCCAGCGTCTGTTCATGTCCGGCAAGCTCAAGATCAAGGGCGACATCATGAAGGCCACCAAGCTCGACCCCATcatgaagaaggccaagtccaaggctAACCTGTAAATACACTCATTCACGGGGGATACCAAGGGTTAGGTTCACGGAAGAGGTGGACACCGGGCGGATGTGTCCGAGGATTGGATGTAGAATTTCAAGGGGAGGCTATATTCTGTA is part of the Metarhizium brunneum chromosome 4, complete sequence genome and harbors:
- the SCP2_1 gene encoding Fatty acid-binding protein; this translates as MGFANAKFPASAAFDAIDSVLSASDAERKDAIKQANGVFAFTLKNKAGETESWHVDLKESGRVGTGVGKPTVTLLLSEEDFGKLVDGSANPQRLFMSGKLKIKGDIMKATKLDPIMKKAKSKANL